The following proteins are encoded in a genomic region of Deinococcus arcticus:
- a CDS encoding AIM24 family protein: MDFTWTGSTERELSAQGHKLEVIEYSAAPMEAPLSGYHQSLSRPRRWRQLAVHVGGGQAVLEPGALQYLRGELEMQAVSASGGGGGLGGFLRGAVTAAATGEGMYKTAYRGSGTLFTEPTRLHLLLGELRGESLIVDDGAFVACVGDLQVGRHVNQGFAQAVGSGEGRVQPKLTGSGIFALQSPVPPEEFQVLELRGETLKVDGNLVVAYTDGLEFKVERSARGLLGSGKTGEGFVQAYRGTGRVWLSPTLPIHQG; this comes from the coding sequence ATGGACTTCACCTGGACAGGCAGCACGGAACGGGAACTGAGCGCGCAGGGCCACAAGCTGGAAGTCATTGAGTACAGCGCGGCGCCCATGGAAGCGCCCCTGAGCGGTTACCACCAGTCGCTCTCGCGCCCCCGGCGCTGGCGCCAGCTGGCGGTGCATGTGGGCGGCGGTCAGGCGGTGCTGGAACCCGGCGCGCTGCAGTACCTGCGCGGCGAACTGGAGATGCAGGCGGTGAGTGCCAGCGGCGGCGGCGGCGGCCTGGGCGGCTTTCTGCGCGGCGCGGTGACGGCGGCCGCCACGGGCGAGGGCATGTACAAGACCGCCTACAGGGGCAGCGGCACCCTGTTCACCGAACCCACCCGCCTGCACCTGCTGCTGGGCGAGCTGCGCGGTGAAAGCCTGATCGTGGACGACGGCGCCTTTGTGGCCTGTGTGGGCGACCTGCAGGTGGGCCGCCACGTGAACCAGGGCTTTGCGCAGGCGGTGGGCAGCGGAGAGGGCCGCGTGCAGCCCAAGCTGACTGGCAGCGGCATCTTTGCCCTGCAAAGCCCCGTGCCGCCCGAAGAATTTCAGGTGCTGGAACTGCGCGGCGAGACCCTGAAGGTGGACGGCAATCTGGTGGTGGCCTACACCGACGGCCTGGAATTCAAGGTGGAACGCAGCGCCCGGGGCCTGCTGGGCAGCGGCAAGACCGGCGAGGGCTTTGTGCAGGCGTACCGGGGCACCGGCCGCGTGTGGCTCTCCCCTACCCTCCCCATTCACCAGGGCTGA
- a CDS encoding winged helix-turn-helix domain-containing protein: MTEAAQPGAMQALLGLDRVIHEPVRLAILSLLAGAQEAEFKFLESTLGLSKGNLSSHAAKLEEAGYLQTHKAFRGKVPVTSYCITTAGRQALDRYWAALRGAAPAPAETQPG, encoded by the coding sequence ATGACTGAGGCCGCCCAGCCCGGGGCCATGCAGGCGCTGCTGGGCCTGGACCGGGTGATTCACGAACCCGTGCGCCTCGCTATCCTCTCGCTGCTGGCCGGGGCCCAGGAAGCCGAGTTCAAGTTTCTGGAATCCACCCTGGGTCTCAGCAAGGGCAATCTGTCCAGCCACGCCGCCAAACTGGAAGAGGCCGGTTACCTGCAGACCCACAAGGCCTTCCGGGGCAAGGTGCCGGTCACGAGCTACTGCATCACCACTGCTGGCCGGCAGGCCCTGGACCGCTACTGGGCGGCGCTGCGCGGCGCGGCCCCGGCGCCCGCAGAGACTCAGCCCGGCTGA
- a CDS encoding AAA family ATPase → MTIPDPLTLWRELEAAVRHTLTHNELAQGGLLIALLSALAVQARSLPGELLSWLKNRLTITLDVQGDDAAFPWLAAWLAAQPVGRHLRHLGVVTRFNEQMGGQNLVLGTDRDGDEVNVRLVPLSGQVLLRYRGHWLLARPSRTQRQVQGRAAGGFDHSLTFRLLANARHLIPDLLREAYVVTAGQGDGRIEIHVPSYDSWSLAERRPARPLTSLIYSGDLLDTLHTDLSAFFQDRDWYADMGIPYRRGYLLHGPPGNGKSSLVAALAGAFGLNVCVLNLSAPELTDDRLNTLLGNLPRRALLLLEDIDAVFLGREPRAPTVKLSFNGLLNALDGVAAGEGRVTFMTTNNLAGLDAALIRPGRADLHLHLGNATAAQVAGMLRRFWPAWTPEQVDALAGRVPDGLLSMARVQEFLLERRADGAAVARDWAELTAPPCPTRLSLSTAS, encoded by the coding sequence ATGACCATTCCCGACCCACTGACCCTCTGGCGCGAGCTGGAGGCCGCTGTCCGCCACACCCTCACCCACAACGAACTGGCCCAGGGCGGTCTGCTGATTGCCCTGCTGAGTGCCCTGGCCGTGCAGGCGCGCAGTCTGCCCGGCGAGTTGCTGAGCTGGCTGAAGAACCGCCTGACCATCACGCTGGACGTGCAGGGCGACGACGCTGCGTTTCCCTGGCTGGCGGCGTGGCTGGCCGCGCAGCCCGTGGGGCGGCACCTGCGCCACCTGGGCGTGGTGACCCGCTTTAACGAGCAGATGGGCGGCCAGAATCTGGTGCTGGGCACCGACCGCGACGGCGACGAGGTCAACGTGCGCCTGGTACCCCTGAGCGGGCAGGTGCTGCTGCGCTACCGGGGCCACTGGTTGCTGGCCCGGCCGTCGCGCACGCAGCGTCAGGTGCAGGGCCGCGCCGCAGGCGGCTTCGACCACAGCCTGACCTTCCGGCTGCTGGCCAATGCCCGGCACCTCATCCCGGACCTGCTGCGCGAGGCCTACGTGGTCACCGCCGGCCAGGGCGACGGCCGCATCGAGATTCATGTGCCCAGTTACGACAGCTGGAGTCTGGCCGAGCGGCGCCCGGCGCGCCCCCTGACCAGCCTGATCTACAGCGGGGACCTGCTGGATACCCTGCACACCGACCTGAGCGCCTTTTTTCAGGACCGCGACTGGTACGCGGACATGGGCATTCCCTACCGGCGCGGCTACCTGCTGCACGGCCCGCCCGGCAACGGCAAAAGCAGTCTGGTGGCCGCTCTGGCCGGCGCGTTTGGCCTGAACGTCTGTGTGCTGAACCTGTCCGCCCCCGAGCTGACCGATGACCGACTGAACACCCTGCTGGGCAACCTGCCCCGCCGCGCCCTGCTGCTGCTGGAAGACATTGACGCCGTGTTTCTGGGCCGCGAGCCGCGCGCCCCAACCGTCAAGCTGTCGTTTAACGGCCTGCTGAATGCCCTGGATGGCGTGGCCGCTGGCGAAGGCCGCGTGACCTTCATGACCACCAACAACCTCGCCGGGCTGGACGCCGCGCTCATTCGCCCTGGCCGCGCCGACCTGCACCTGCACCTGGGCAACGCCACGGCCGCGCAGGTGGCCGGGATGCTGCGCCGCTTCTGGCCCGCCTGGACTCCCGAGCAGGTGGACGCCCTGGCCGGGCGCGTGCCGGACGGCCTGCTGAGCATGGCCCGCGTGCAGGAATTTCTGCTGGAACGCCGCGCCGATGGGGCAGCGGTGGCCCGCGACTGGGCGGAGCTGACCGCCCCTCCCTGCCCCACCCGCCTGAGCCTCTCCACCGCCAGCTGA